The DNA sequence aaaatgacaaattGTAAATTGTTGTTCAAATGTATGGAATAAATTTAACTGGTAGGCTTACAATGTAATTCTTCATATTTGTCGAGTAcacaatatttattttttttgtctttttttttttttttttttttttttatagttctTACTTGACAAAACTACTTTAATGGTAAGGACCTTATCAAATGGGCAGTTGCTCGAAAATGATTTGTATAGAAAACAATTTAATACTTTGTCCATTGTCTGAATTATTAAGTAGTTGTTTAATCCTTTGAAAAAGCCGTAAAATCCGTCATACGCATATGTCAAATGAGTGATGTGTTTCAGGTctaaaaaacgaaaaaaaaaaaaaaacaaaataataaaaattattgaaacAGTTTggcaaaaatgaaaaaaaaaaaaaaaaagaaaaaaaaaggcatgCCACAGGTCTTGCACGATTGCACATTTCTAATTGATTGTCTCTATTATGTCATAATACTTGTAAATTCGTTGTataaacatgtacatatgcataattaCTGTAAATTAGGGATTTGgaattattttgaaaaatgattAATTTTGTTGATATGTTCAATAGAGGATAGGATAAGATGCaacttatatattcatataggccatgataaaatgataaattgaaaaatttttttttctttttttttttaataaaattattttcctcCTTAACAAAATTCATATGTTTCACAATTTTGCAGTTTATGCTATCTCCAATAAAATTACTTACGTTATCTCTTTCATTTACGAAACTGTTTTCGTAATTTGGTACTActtttttatcatcatacatatctttttttttcttttttcctacGAATGAGGTTAATTTTAcatcaaaaaataatgtgaACATGTGCATAATTGCGACATGCACACACTTCTaacatgtacataatttACATACACCCAAGTATTAAAACAAGATGGTGCAACGggcatatttgttttttcatttgtcctactcattctttttaatataacgaaatgtatatattccaGGAGGTAGTAAATAGACTTTCTACAAATGTAATGAGAACGTTCTTTTGTGTTTATCCATATGtttgtttttacttttataattttttttttttttttttttttttttacaatgtaaaaattttatatacataaatatctGGCTAGCTATTTTTACTTTGATATTATATGGGCAAGCATGGGCAATAGCCCTTTGTACAGTCCTTTTACACCTTCATCGTTGTAAATCTAAAAAgcagaaaaggaaaaaaaaaaaaaaagaataaaaaattaatatatatatataacaaaatatgtgCTTAAGGGGTAAAAATGGGGACACACAAAAACGTAAAAGTCTGCAACATGGGCAATATGTTGTCAATGTTAAAcgtaagaatatttttacacttaaaaataaatatctatgtgtgtatatatgtgcatgtaaaaaaggagaaaagaCAATACCTGATATAAGCTGTTAACAATGTAAATAACGTAcgtttttacatttaaattgTTAACATTAATTAACAGATTATATTTAACTTCTTCATTGTaagaatttaaatatttatataatatgctTCTGCACTGAATCTACAAAcggtttgaaaaaaaaaaaataataataaaatataaaaaaaatgaaaataatacaagaacatgaaaaaaatgaaaaaaacaaaaacaaataaaataaaataaataaataaaataaaataaaataaaatacaaaaaaatgataaaacaaATGTTTGTGTAAAAGACTACGGTTAAAATTATTCCAAAAAGAACGTCATATTTTCCCCCCTATGTGGTACTAATTAGAGGGTTATGTAACTGTTAGCCCGAACACAAaaggtacatatatatatatatatatatatatatatatatacatatacatatacatatacgtatggGTATACATGTAAACCCCCACGAGCTCGCGTATACAGACACGTATGCACCTTCGTTGTAGTCACTTGGTAAAATTGCAAAAGACAACAAAACCGCTCTCTCTGCTCTTTTAGAGTACATACTTTGTTGCAAACATGTATCGACAGTGCACACATGGACTTGTCATTATTCTTAcaaacaatttttaatttatttttagtaagtgtatattaattttctaaCATTATATAAAG is a window from the Plasmodium malariae genome assembly, chromosome: 2 genome containing:
- the PmUG01_02015100 gene encoding conserved Plasmodium protein, unknown function — protein: MLIEKYDKKPKFEIGFSPFYFISYPLYNCRSILYKYLNSYNEEVKYNLLINVNNLNVKTYVIYIVNSLYQIYNDEGVKGLYKGLLPMLAHIISKKSIYYLLEYIHFVILKRMRKKKKKDMYDDKKVVPNYENSFVNERDNVSNFIGDSINCKIVKHMNFVKEENNFIKKKKKKKFFNLSFYHGLYEYISCILSYPLLNISTKLIIFQNNSKSLIYNLKHITHLTYAYDGFYGFFKGLNNYLIIQTMDKVLNCFLYKSFSSNCPFDKVLTIKVVLSTCLNTIVAPYIQYAILNRSQSLGLCKDITFSQFFYNFHWKGHLSNVSAGLAVAGIQLIIIALLPKDTPKNGEVVDKEEKDEYV